In uncultured Methanobrevibacter sp., the DNA window ACTCATACACCAAAACAACAAACAAAATACCTGAAAATAATAAAAATTAATGCAAAAAAATTTTTAAAAAATAATTAATTTTGAGTCGCCCTCAAAAAAGTAAAAAAAAAAGGTTTACTCATTGGTCGATGTAAAGTAAACCTATACCTCTATTGTAGAACAATACTCCAAATGCTCCACCTATAATTGAAGCAATAAGAGCACCTAAAATTGGAATGAAAACCAATATGCTACAAATCAGTTGAACAACCACTATGATTATCAAAGCAATTATTACAAATGCTATAATCTTAGCAATGCCTATTCTTTTAACGTCTTCAAATACTTCACCGAAGTTGACTGCATCACCGAACTCACCGGTTTGGGCAAGTCTTGCCACTGCAACTACCTCAAAGATGGCAAATAATACAAACAAAATCACTGAAACAATTGATGCAATTCCCAGTCCTGCAAACAGATTATTTAATCCTGCACCTATAGTGCCGGTGACGATAGCAATAACCAATGTGATGACAAACGGTATAATGAAGTAAACGATACTGACTATTAAAACTTTGATGCCGTCAATGATATTATTTACAGGATCCAACATCGGAAAATCATCAGATTTTACCATTGCATTTCTGATTATGTTCAGGGAATAACCTGAAAGGAACAATGCAAAAATAAAGGAAATGATTAATCCTAAATAATATATTGCACCGTTTGTAATGCCCCATAATGTAAAGACATTAAAGATTCCGGCAAGCAATGTCAATATTCCGACAATTAAGAAGTTGGTAATATTTGTAAACGGATATTTAACTGAATCTGTGATAATTTCACTTAAACTCATCTTTTCACCTGTTAAATTTTATATGCTTCAAATTAAGCATTAATATTATTTAACTAATAGTATTTAAAGATGATGAAAATTTTTTAAAAAAAATAGAAAAAAGATGAATAGAATTATTCATCTACACCGAAGGATTTTTTGAGCAGGTCTGCGTTAACGAATCCTTCTTTATAAATTTTACCAGTGCTTAAATCATTGATGACTACTTCTGCAGGAGCAAACATTCCTTTATCGATTTTGTAGAAATCAAATTCAGCTTCTTTGAATACATCGAAGAATGGTTTACCGTATCCGTCAGCAGCGGAAGATGGTAATTTAGCAGCTACATCTGCAATGTCATCATTTTCATCAGATTCAACGTAGTAGTAAGTTCTTCCACCGAAGAGCACTGCGTCGTTGGTTTTACCCATAGCTTTTAATCCATCTGGGTCAACAGGTGCGATTGGTGCAATACCTGCTGCATGTTTTACTTTTGTTACATCAAATTTAATAGCTTCCAACATTTTGTAAGTTCCGTTTTCAACTACTCTACCGGAAATTTGGATGGATCCAACGAGAGAAGAAGTAGGAGCTACAAGCAGGTAAACATTTTTAACGTCAACGTCACATTCATCAGCAATGTATTGTGCAACTTCATCACCAGGCAATACGTCTGCTTCTAAAGTCAAAATTGCTAAATCAGCATCTTTGTCTTCGTAACCGATTTCTTCATAGGTTTCAGCAGGTTTTAATGCAATTGCTCTTGCAGGTCCTGAACCTAATGCAAAGAAGTCACCTACAGAAACGGACCAACCAGCTTTTTGTGAACCTAAGGTTGAGATAGAAGGTGAGTCAGTTTTGATTTTTACTGAAGGGAGTGCGAATTTTTCAGACAAATCTCCAGGAATTGAAATTCCAACATCAGCAAGTCCACCAAGACATACTTTGGTATAAAGTTCTCCAGCCTTGAAACTTCCATCGACATTTACACCACAGTCGATAACTGTAGCACCATTATCTAAAGTTGCAACAGCGATGTTTAATTCATCTGCTTTTTCAATCATTACGTCTACGGTTTTTTTAGCTTCTACGTTTACACTTACCATAGTTTAACCTCTAATAACAATTAACTTAAAACATTAAGTTACTGTGTAAAAATTTATTGTTAGTCTTATTTAAACTTGACTAAATGATTTTTAGACGAATTTGCCATTAAAAATAGATGATTTTAAAAAAAATTTATTTGAAATTTCCTAAAATGGGATTATACAACAACCTATTTTAATCAAATAACCAATTAATATTTTAAACACCTTTGCTATTCAAAGAAAAATAAAAACACTCATCTTTAAAATTAACGCAACATCTGAAAAAAACTGATTAACTAAAAGATTACATGCATACGAAAAAGAAAAAATAATAGTTTTTTAAAAGACAACTATTCCTCAGCAATCCTATCCTTGGCCATCTTTAAAATAACCTGATCACCGGACTCTTCAGAAATTCTTTCAAATGAATTTTTAAATTGAATCCTGTCAAATGCAAATAAACGAACATCACTAGACACCGCATTCAGGCATATGTCAATCCATTCATCTTCACTATCCACATATTTTTCAATGTGTTTTATGCTTTTCAGCATGTGCTGGCTTTCCTTGGCTATTCTTATGAGATAAACCTTATTTTTAATCTTAATGACTGATTTTTCCCGATTGTAGAAAAAGAATTTGAAATCCAAAGGATTGGATGAATCTTCAGATGGGAAAATGTCATAATTAGGATCATGTATTGCAATTTCAGCAAGAATTTCCTCGTCGGTAATTTTCTCCAGCGCATTGTATGAAACATCAACATAATCTGTCCTGTCCACAATATAAGCCAGAAGAGACTCATCTGAGACCAAATCAACAATATCAAGCTGGGTTTCCTCATCAAAATCATTCAGATTATTCTGCCTGAAAAATGAAACATCCAGTTTTTCAAGGACTTTCTTACGGGAGTGCTCATCAAAATTGGCGTTCCTCATCACTTCAAACTTAAACCACAGAGGATAATCCTCCAACAGGTCACATTCATCAAATATGTAATTCAGATTCACATGGTCCGAAAGTTTCCAATCGGAAAGGGCAGAAACATCAGCCAATGAGATGCATTGCTTAAACATTCCTTCCATTGTTTTGATGTTGCTTACATCCCATTCTTTTAATGCTGAAACATCCTCCAACTCTTCACAATGCTTAAACATACTTTTTATGGAATAAACATTAGAAATATCCCAATTTTTTAATGCTGAAATGTTTGTCAGAGAATTACAGTTCTTAAACAGATAATCAAAGGAAGTTACATTAGACACATCCCACTTTTTCAACGGAGATAAATTTTTAATGGAACTGCAACCTTCAAAAAGACCTGAAATTCTGGTAATGTTTGATACATCCCAGTTTTTCAATGGGGACAAACTTTTAATTGAAGAGCAATATGCAAAAATAGACAAAAGACTCTTGTTGTTGGTCATGGCTTCCAAATCCCAATTTGACAATGGGGAAATGTCCTTGATATTTGCACAGCTTCTAAACATTGCTGTTATATTGAATGCATTAACCAATCTCCAATTCTTCAATGCTGAAATGTCATCCAATCCAACACAGAATTCAAAAAGACATGCCGCATCCCTTACATTTCTAACATCCCACTTGGACAATGCTGAAATGTCTTTCAGATTGATGCAGTCGGCAAAAAGATAATGCATGTCTCCGACACTACTTACATCCCATTTGGACAGTGCGGAGATGTCTTCAAGTGCGGAACATCCCATAAACATGCAGGACATGTCAATTACATTTGATACATTCCAATTGGACAGTGCGGAAATGTTTTCAAGACTAGAACAATCCTTAAACATGTTGCTGATATCATCAACCAGACTGACGTCCCATGTATCAAGGGAAGATATTTCAACCAAAGACCTGCATCCGCTGAACATGTCTCTTGTGGATGCAATGTTTCCAACACCCATTGTAACGATAGCCTTAAGGTTTACCATATCCTTATATCTGCCCGCAAGTGCTGTTACACCAAATAAATCTTCGCTTATATATTGAACATCCTCACGATTTTTAACATCTCTCCAACTGGTCAGGTTAGTTCCGTCCATAAGTATAATAAGAACGTTAGATTCTCCCAACTCATAAATGCTTTGAGTTGTAGTGTTTAGATGTTCAAAATCATTTAAATAAATCCTAGCCATAATGCTCCCCTATATGATTATATCTTTGTCCAATACAATATATAACTATTACATATGCCCCGCAAAAAATAGATTATATGAGCCTGTTTATCAGTTAAACTCTTTACAATTGAGATATTGAAATTTAAGTTTAATATCTGTCAAAATGCACCTTTGACTCATCATACCTGAGCTTAACATTACTTTCATGAGCAGGATAACCGACACAAATGACAGAAAACGGAATGCAATTGTCAGGAATGTTTAAATATTCCTTCAATTTCAATGACCTGTCTTCAATCGGATAGAATCCCAACCATACAGCACCAAGGCCCTCATGGGTTGCCTGAAGCAGGATGTTCTCGTTGCATGCACCTAAATCCTGTTCAATCATCATGTCAAATTTGCATTCATCCAGGTTTCCAAGTGTAATGATGAGATGTGAGGCCTTTTCGGCAGGTTTTGCGAACTGATGCATTTTTGAGATTTCAAGCTTATCCTTTTCGTCTGAAACTACAATGAACTCCCAGGCTTGCTGATTACCTGCGGAAGGTGCCTGCATGCCTGCCTTCAATAGGTTTTCAATCAGTTCATCTGAAACTTTCTCGTCTGTAAATCTGCGTATGCTTTGTCTTTTGAAAATTACACTCATGCTATCACTTATTGAATAATTCTTCAATTTCTTCTCGAATGAACGGATAGTCATTGCTATCCGCCAGTATCTGAATCTGGTCGGAATACTGTATATGGAAATCCTCAGTTGGAATTATATATTTTCCGTTTCTGATGACTGAAACCACAATTGCATTTTTAGGGAAAGGAATATCCTTAATCATGAAATTGATATAATTGCAGTCAAGAGGCACTATATATTCACTCAATACATGTTTTGATGGCTTTTTGACATATTCACGATTTTTCTTCAAAAGCAGCCTGTCGTATAATGACTCATAGATAGGCTCATTTCCTAAAAGTGTAGGAATTACATAAGCTATCAATGAAACAATGACCATCGCAACAAGGGATTCTGTTGAACCTGACATTTCAGCAAGAAGCACGATACCTGTAATAGGTGATCTGACGGTTGCGGCGAAAAATCCTGCCATGGATATGACTATGAACCTGTAAATCAGGTCATGCTGCAGACCCAGTGACGGCACAACAACACTTCCAAAGACAGCACCGATATAAGCTCCCAATACAAGAATCGGTAAAAATATGCCACCAGGCGCTCCTGAGGAGAATGAAAACATTGAAAACAGATATTTTAGAACAAGTAGTAAAACTAAAACACCCAATGAGGGAATGGCCACATCAAGCATATCCATCATGAAGTGTCCTCCGTCACTGATTTCAGGAATCATGAGTGCCACAACACCGGACACCATGAAAACCAATACGAACTTAAGCCATGACGGAATCCTGAGGCCGTTTACAATGTCACTTGACTTGATCATTCCAATGTTGTAGACATATCCCAAAAGTCCAATAATAACCCCTAAAACAATCAGAATCCAATATGACTCAAGGGGAATGTCATAAATCGGAAATGACAATATTGTAGCCTGTCCGAAAATGATTTTTGAGACAAAATCGGCAACAATAGCTGAAACCAGCGCAATGAAAACAAGTGTCTTGTCAAATCCGTGGTTGATTTCCTCAAAAACAAATATCACACCTGCAAGAGGCGCATTGAATGCGGCGGTAATACCGACTGCGGAACCTACAAGAATGAGTCTCAGCTCATCGGTTTTTGATCCCTTGAATATTTTGGCCACTCCCTTTCCGGCCATACCTCCAATCTGAACTGAAGGACCCTCAGGACCCAGGGACAGACCACCAAGGGCAGTCAAAACTCCCGCAACTATTTTGGAAAACAGTACCTTGGCCCAATTGGCTTCCATATGGCCCTTGACCTCAGCATATACCTGAGGTATACCGCTTCCAGCCGAGTCAACTTCCCATTTGGTTAAAAAGTCTATCAGAATACCCATCAATGCAAGGGCGAAGAAAAATAAAATAATGTATAATACATTTCCATGTATTATACTTAAATAATCCCTTAAAACAGTTTCAGAACCTGCAAGCAAAAAACGGTACAGACATACCATCAGTCCCGCAAATATACCTACCATCACACCCTGAACGGTCAGACGGAATATATATTTGGGATTTTCACTAACAGATTTTAAAGTTTTTTCAAGAGATTTCATTATTTAATATTTTATTCCAATTTATATAAGTTATTTTCATAATTTTTCACATAATATCTGAAATGTTTTCTACCTCTACAGTATATTTCAAGACCTTCGGCCTCAAGCATTTTCTTTTGATATTCAATTCCACCGGGATATTTCGGATTGAGTTCTCCATTGGATTTCAATGTCCTCCAAAATGGAATCCTATCATGATCCCTTTCACAGCTTGCACGGGCTGCAAGATTTATGAATATTCCGGAAGTCATTGGACAAGTGAAATCCGCATCATACTGTTTTGCTAGAAATTCCCTAATGTCTACTGCTGTTATTACCTTGCCCCGTGGAACTTCAGCCATAATTTCATGATAAAAGATCGGTGGCGCAATCAGCATGTCTGTTCCACCATATGTTCTTATGGCCCTAGAATTTTCGATAACGACTATTTTCGGCATATCTTTAGAGTCTTTTAATTTTTCATTGAAAGTTTTGCTTGCCATAGTATCACCTAAACTTCTTCGTATAGAAGCAAACAATTTTTTGGAAATACTAATATATAAAAATTATGTCTTGAATTTTTCTCAAATTTCCATTTAAAGTATTCTACAAAATTTTAACTCAAAAAAAGTTAATCAAAAATAATAAATACTTGTTATGAACAAATAGAGATGTTTTTTTAAAAAATAAACAAAAATGTCAAAGAAAAAAAAATAAAAAAAGTAATAGATATTAAACAATATCTATCTTTTAACTTTTACGGTTCTTTTAACGGTGTTTTTAAGGTAAGTCACTTGATAGTTAACCTTTTTACCCACTTTAAGCTTTTTGAGCACTTTGGATTTGATGGTAACTTTAGCCAAACCTTTTTTGTTTGTTTTAGCGGTGTATTTTTTACCGTTAAACTTGAAG includes these proteins:
- a CDS encoding DUF4013 domain-containing protein, which encodes MSLSEIITDSVKYPFTNITNFLIVGILTLLAGIFNVFTLWGITNGAIYYLGLIISFIFALFLSGYSLNIIRNAMVKSDDFPMLDPVNNIIDGIKVLIVSIVYFIIPFVITLVIAIVTGTIGAGLNNLFAGLGIASIVSVILFVLFAIFEVVAVARLAQTGEFGDAVNFGEVFEDVKRIGIAKIIAFVIIALIIIVVVQLICSILVFIPILGALIASIIGGAFGVLFYNRGIGLLYIDQ
- the mch gene encoding methenyltetrahydromethanopterin cyclohydrolase, which translates into the protein MVSVNVEAKKTVDVMIEKADELNIAVATLDNGATVIDCGVNVDGSFKAGELYTKVCLGGLADVGISIPGDLSEKFALPSVKIKTDSPSISTLGSQKAGWSVSVGDFFALGSGPARAIALKPAETYEEIGYEDKDADLAILTLEADVLPGDEVAQYIADECDVDVKNVYLLVAPTSSLVGSIQISGRVVENGTYKMLEAIKFDVTKVKHAAGIAPIAPVDPDGLKAMGKTNDAVLFGGRTYYYVESDENDDIADVAAKLPSSAADGYGKPFFDVFKEAEFDFYKIDKGMFAPAEVVINDLSTGKIYKEGFVNADLLKKSFGVDE
- a CDS encoding BspA family leucine-rich repeat surface protein, giving the protein MARIYLNDFEHLNTTTQSIYELGESNVLIILMDGTNLTSWRDVKNREDVQYISEDLFGVTALAGRYKDMVNLKAIVTMGVGNIASTRDMFSGCRSLVEISSLDTWDVSLVDDISNMFKDCSSLENISALSNWNVSNVIDMSCMFMGCSALEDISALSKWDVSSVGDMHYLFADCINLKDISALSKWDVRNVRDAACLFEFCVGLDDISALKNWRLVNAFNITAMFRSCANIKDISPLSNWDLEAMTNNKSLLSIFAYCSSIKSLSPLKNWDVSNITRISGLFEGCSSIKNLSPLKKWDVSNVTSFDYLFKNCNSLTNISALKNWDISNVYSIKSMFKHCEELEDVSALKEWDVSNIKTMEGMFKQCISLADVSALSDWKLSDHVNLNYIFDECDLLEDYPLWFKFEVMRNANFDEHSRKKVLEKLDVSFFRQNNLNDFDEETQLDIVDLVSDESLLAYIVDRTDYVDVSYNALEKITDEEILAEIAIHDPNYDIFPSEDSSNPLDFKFFFYNREKSVIKIKNKVYLIRIAKESQHMLKSIKHIEKYVDSEDEWIDICLNAVSSDVRLFAFDRIQFKNSFERISEESGDQVILKMAKDRIAEE
- a CDS encoding nitroreductase family protein; amino-acid sequence: MSVIFKRQSIRRFTDEKVSDELIENLLKAGMQAPSAGNQQAWEFIVVSDEKDKLEISKMHQFAKPAEKASHLIITLGNLDECKFDMMIEQDLGACNENILLQATHEGLGAVWLGFYPIEDRSLKLKEYLNIPDNCIPFSVICVGYPAHESNVKLRYDESKVHFDRY
- a CDS encoding ClC family H(+)/Cl(-) exchange transporter; translated protein: MKSLEKTLKSVSENPKYIFRLTVQGVMVGIFAGLMVCLYRFLLAGSETVLRDYLSIIHGNVLYIILFFFALALMGILIDFLTKWEVDSAGSGIPQVYAEVKGHMEANWAKVLFSKIVAGVLTALGGLSLGPEGPSVQIGGMAGKGVAKIFKGSKTDELRLILVGSAVGITAAFNAPLAGVIFVFEEINHGFDKTLVFIALVSAIVADFVSKIIFGQATILSFPIYDIPLESYWILIVLGVIIGLLGYVYNIGMIKSSDIVNGLRIPSWLKFVLVFMVSGVVALMIPEISDGGHFMMDMLDVAIPSLGVLVLLLVLKYLFSMFSFSSGAPGGIFLPILVLGAYIGAVFGSVVVPSLGLQHDLIYRFIVISMAGFFAATVRSPITGIVLLAEMSGSTESLVAMVIVSLIAYVIPTLLGNEPIYESLYDRLLLKKNREYVKKPSKHVLSEYIVPLDCNYINFMIKDIPFPKNAIVVSVIRNGKYIIPTEDFHIQYSDQIQILADSNDYPFIREEIEELFNK
- a CDS encoding MGMT family protein, whose protein sequence is MASKTFNEKLKDSKDMPKIVVIENSRAIRTYGGTDMLIAPPIFYHEIMAEVPRGKVITAVDIREFLAKQYDADFTCPMTSGIFINLAARASCERDHDRIPFWRTLKSNGELNPKYPGGIEYQKKMLEAEGLEIYCRGRKHFRYYVKNYENNLYKLE